The sequence CCGACGTCGGGGAAAAGTCGACGACGTTAGTAAAAGCATTTTGCCGGCACAATTCGCAGGACGTGCGGCTAGTTTTCGATGTTTTCTCATGCATtcgttgtttgttttctcgtcTAAATCAAATTTTTCGTAGTTCCAGTACAGAAACTCTGATTTAGTGAACATCGTatataaaaaagcaaattcttgtTCGTTGATAAACTTGTTTCGAGTAACGTAAGACAAGCTCTCGTTTCTTTAAAGTTAGGCATTGCTTgttatattaaatttttgtgtttacaaatttaaaaaaaagcggGAAACTTGCCGCGCGCCCACAACGTCGTCGTCGTGTTGACTGAGTCTCGTAAACTCCGATTTCAGCAGGACGACAACACGAGAAGAAAAACGTGACCAAACTACGTCGTCGTGCAAAAGTCGTCGATTCTTTCCTGCGAAGGCAgaggaaagctctagatttgtgtcgGTTGGTTGCTGGCTAAACGAGTTTTCACAacatcaagaaaacaagaacacattgagcaaatcacagagagatgtctcgtTGCTCAAACAATCTTAAGTTTCAAGGAATGAGCCGAGAGAGATtaaaaatattggtgcaagggGTCTCGATGTGTTCATTGCCAGTTTTCTGCTTCAAGttcgtgagtttttgtttttagtctGCGTTAAAAAatctatttcaatgaaaattcacGTCTTACTTGCAATAAAAATCTGACGTCATaaaaattgctttctttgtaGGGGGCTATattcactcgttgtttgtgtcaaaagccctcatttcacacaaacaactcgtaAATACAACCCCGTACGCTGCACTCTTTAAAATGTAGTTatcaatttaaatttttttggttaaaaattttgAAAGGTTTTGTTGCAACTTATAGCCAATGTAACATCTAAGACGCAGAAGAAGATATAAAGCATAAAGAGCATTTTCTCTAAAAGGCAACTTCTTGCGTTAATCTCTCTTACCTTTGTCCtgttcaaaatttgttttcacgTTCTCAGATTATGGCCTTTAAAGGATACTAGTTTTGTGCTTTGCTTTTCTAACAACCATTGGTTTTTATCATGGTTCACACACGCACTGAAAATTCCTTTCAGACTTATCAGGTCCTGCAAAATTTGAACCCCTTGAATTTCTTCCACTCTTCTTGAATCTTGTTTAAAGCTGCTTGGAAATCATTCATATTTGCGTTTTTGTGAGTGATCTGATTTTTCTGTGCTGTAAATGTAGGCTGTTTCACATTAGTGTAGTTGGTTTCCTTGCAATTGCAGAATCCACTGTACGTTTAAATTTACTGTTAATTATGTCTTATTCTGTGGAAAATAAGTCCATGTATTTTTTCTGAACAATGTTTACTAATATTGATTTAAAACATCCATTTTTAGGATACAAGCCCAAGGTGATTTCGCGTGGGAAAGAACCTGTGAAGATCATGAATGCAGATGGAAAATTTGTTGACTGCTCAGGTGTGGTTTTTGACACTGGAAACAGAGCTGGAACAGGTATCTCCTGTGACCTTGTGGAAGATCTAAACCTTAATGATAAAATTGACAAAGAACAAACAAGACCCTTTGTTGGTGTTGGAAGAGATGATAAAGGGAAATCAATCAGAAGGCAATGCAATACCATCATGGTTGAAGTCGAAATCCGTCATAAGAGGTTTCCTGTTAGAGCCCTTGTTGGTGTCCCAGTTAGAAAGACTCGCCTCTTGATAGGGTTAGATATTATTAATGAGTTAGAGAAGGAAGGCTTCACACTGGGAAAATAGGCGCTGGTGTTAGAAACTGGAAATTACGATTGTGATTGCATTGTGAAGCTACTTATGTAATACAAAAATCCTGCCTCTAACACAACGGTTATATGTTGTCGGAGGTTTCCATTTTTAATGAAATATGATTGCATAGACTGACCTTGGATAGATATGTGAACTTGACTGTTTTTCCATGATGGATGCGACCTTGAATAAGCCTTCTTTATAAGGCTATCAGTGCCTAGCAACGGCCAATTATATTGCTTAGGATTTGGTGTAAGAGTTTCATTTTAGTTGTTGGAGTAGCTCTTTACCCACCCGTTGTGTTAGAGGCAGGATTTTTGAGGGGCGTGGTTCCATGCAGTATCCCATTGGTATTTAACATCTTTGCTATTTAAATTAAGTGGTAACAATGTTACTGttaatgtaaaataaaaagTTTGCAAGGAAACAGGATGGGctcaaagttattattttttttgtttgttggctGGTtaggtactctggttttcctcCCTCATCGAAAACGTACTTTTCATGATTTGGGAATAGTTTGTCGTATCTCCGATTAGCCAATCAGCTAGATAAACTCTGAGTCTTTAATAAAGTTGTCATTGTTATTGTATACTATATTGACCGAAGTACCGCATATTGCCTTGGCTAGGTGTGGTTGACATGTCAACATTTTTAGCCGGTAAGTTAAGCGCTAGCTACTTACTAACGCTAAGCCCACTAAATCATGTTAACTTTCTTGATCTGAAAGCCAATTTCTCTGAATTTGTTATAATAATATCCATTAATTAATCCTGAGTATCTTGAAGTAAAGTGTAGAATATGTTATAGCATAGGATTAagcattttttgttgttgtttttgtagctgactgcctcttaggcgtaagcGAGTAAGCTGTCCTTAAAGGaatcacgacgacgacggcaacaaaaaccccacagatttgcatatttgacaatgaaaaacagtatttttgcacgctttgcacgtgcatttttcatttttttgacattttgtagacattctcgttctttctacgacgtgaaatgaccagttttgcagttgtgtggacgacgagagcatatgatgacaaatgttcaattttgtcttcttatgtccctaGCGCTGGTTCCAagttaattccaggacagttagaagacatttttcaagcataatgactttgaataattgaaacatGATTGcagtttcagatgacgttctcgcttctgtcgacgtcgtgtttgcttaagctccttattcCCCGATCTTAGAGACTTTACCGGAGgcggagttttcttcagagtattttacagaatgTTGTTAGTTACATCTTTGGGctcagcgtggttaaatacggaATTATAAGTAATAACAggggcagtaagctacatgcagtcatagacaGCCTATTTTGTCTTTGTATTGCTTTTACATACTTATCTTATAATTGTTGTAATTGGTAAATGAAGAGCTGCTCTTTAGAGATGTTGCCAATAAAGCCATTATTACTATTGTCCTTACTATGTCAATTAATTCAGTTGATTAAAGCAATGGCAATTACAGGCTtgttgataaaaacaaaatgatCTTGCGGCACGAATTTtaggacattttttttttcgagctaCAAACGCAACCGTAAACTTAAGATTTTTGACCACACTGTGGGAACACAACAGTCAACCTTCACTGAGTTAAATTATTTCTCTGTTACGCAAAATCGGATAAGACGTCAACCCATAAACCAAGGTGTTACTTGGTCATTACCGGAAGTTCAACAAGACAATCATTACTCAGCGAAATCCGAGCTGTCACTCATTAGAGATAGACAGGTGTGTAACTGTGCCGACCCGAAGTTATGTGAAAACCAGTTACGCACGTCTGTATCTACAAATTTCACCTCTCGATCCCCAACAGAATTTTGGAATTTGAGgttaaatattttaatatagTATTCTTGACATTGCTTCAGCGAAAACAAGATGGAATTTATCTTGACAATCTCCCTGGGTTTGGTGAAAGAAGTCTGCATGTCGACAGGTGAGATTCGTATAGGCAACATTTACTGTAGTTTGTTCACATTTTTGTTATGGCTGTAAATGTGATTTTTATCATTGAAATTTTATAGCTGAACGGTTTTTTTGTGAGACCGCGATGAGGTTTCACCTGAACTGCATTAAGATAAAACTgtaacaattttaaaatattaatgatgcgagcaaaatggcgaaaaatgacgattttcaCAGAAATAATTCCTTCTTCCCTGTATTTCCTCTTTTGTTGAATAGGTAAGCTAACGTTAATTCAGTTTGcagaaaaagcaagaaattaaCCAATTCATCTGGTTTTTTTCGAGGCAATGGACGTAGGGTTTTTGCGTGATATGTTGTAGTCTGCCTTAAAGGCAAGATAAGTGCTACAATGGTCTTTCATAAGGAAAGACCATTTTTCCTAACCGGAGTTTCTTAAGGAAAAATTATTGTAGCATTTATCTTGCCTTTCTGGCAGACTAAAACAAATCAAGAAAAAACTCTTCTTTTGCTCCGCATTGGAAACTCCTTTCTCTTGATTTGTCTTCTTCCTGAATAAGGAAGTGTTCCCATCGAAAAAGATAGGTGGAAGGATGTTCAAGCAATTTTGAAAGCGAATATCAGGCGAAGCAAATCAACGGAAACTCACTCTCCAGATCTGAAGTGCAGCAAAGATTgcgatttgttttttaattcCCAAATTAATTGCGAAACTATCCGACGTTGTTTGCCGAAAAATGTTTCCATCTCAATTTATATCAAATGCATCGGTAGTAGAGGCTAGCGAGGACAGTCATAGCCCTTTGCTAACCTTTACAATGTCCATGGTTTAAGGCCTGTACACTTTCATATTAAACATTACGGAAATTCATGtgtaaaaaattgaaatttcaaGTCATGGAACGAAAACGAAATCGTCAAAGGAAGGAATTAAAAGGAAATGAACCAAAACGTAAGCTGCATGTGAAGGGCCTGTACAGACGattgtttctgttttgatgATTTGTTTTGCGTTTTGtatgtttgttgttttctgcTGATATCGACGGCCGTCGCCAGAAGTCGTTGTTTTAAACTGAAAGTCAGTATTGAAGGTAACTGAGATCTATTTTAAATGAGTGATAATTCACTGTCCTGTGTGAACGCATTGTTTTAGACAGACTAGCATCTTAAaaaatctgacaaaaaaaaaaaaacaaagaaagcaaaatcgTCTGCCTAAATCAAGCTGAATTACATGGAATAACTTTCATTACAAATTATTGATTGTTTTCCGCTACAAGCAAAGAAACTATCTTctcagaaaacaattttttgttggAATACGTGTGAGTAATAGTACAGTTAAGTGTTGTTCTCCTCTTTTAAAGAATAATGATTTTACCACTGTGGAACGCGGAATATAGATCTGCTGAACAGGAAATTAGGAAAAACAAACTTTTCCAAAGCCGAACGAAAGTACATTTATATTGAAGTGTTTTGGGAACCTTTATCTCTCTCAAAGTTacaattctgaaaaaaaatattttctttttagcaTAATATGTATGCCAACATAGAAGATGTTACGAAAAACTACCGTAATCTTGTGGGAGCAAAGGGTAAGAAAACTGTGCTTGGAAGGAAGTATGGACTTCAgttacaaatcaaatcaatattGTACTTGTTAATTATTCAATTGACACGATTGTAAatgttgtttttcaattcattcTCCTGTCAAGCTCGAAGAGTCTGTTAGTTCAACGAGAATTAACCAATCGATTTGAAACCAACAAAAAACTTTGTAAGATAACATGAAATATCTTTTTTAGTTTACTTCAAAAAGGCTAATGCCATTATCCCAAAAGTGCGAAAACAGCGGGCTCTGCGTAGATCAAAGGCGTTAAGATATGACCACTTGGAAACATCTATCACCCGGGGTAACCAAAAGAGTTAGAAAGCCTCTCTTTTTTTCCGTGTCGTGAATACATTTAGCATCTTGTTAAACCACTTTACggtataaaaaaaatatttgccaGCCAGAAAGTGGACGACAGTTTTTTGCTTGAGTTAATTGTCGAAAGCCGTAAAGACGAGGCGAACTTGTCGTTGCATTTGCTCTGGAGAGCGACATTGAAAAAAACGACGACTCAAAATTATCATCATACGAAATATTGCCAACAGCAGATCAGTTATATTGGATGTGTTTACTTGAAATACTTTTGCTCAGACGTATTCTTCGAGGTAAGTCAGTGTTGGACTGAAATTTACAACATACGAATGATATTTCCTTGTTGATAGAATTCAAAGGTGGATACTTGCCAAGCCTGGACCAAAGCTTTATTGCGCAGCTCAACTTATCTTAAATGCAATTTCAACATGCTAATGTACTTAAAAACTGCAGGCGCATTTGCACGTACTGTATACGACTCTTGTAAATTTAAACAAGGGCTGTTGTCATATCACAGCGAGGATGTGCTAATTTTTCAATAATCTTAAACCACTAGAGCGTAATTTAGCAGGGCGTTTGTTTGAGGCTTTAGTGAAGTTGATGAATCTTGGACGAAAACTAACCATTGAAGGAGAAAGCGAAACTTTGTGTGGTTACTACTTCAATTTCTGGAGGCCAAACGGACTCAAGTAAACCGGCGTTAATGTGGAACTAACGttagcgattttttttttccatcacaAAACTTTATAGGCATACGTTTTCGATTCGGaggttgttctttttttttatgggcCTTAATTGCGTGATATCTTTATATAAACCAACGCAATCCTGTGCTCAGAGTCGTTGTTCTTTCTGTGCACGCTTGAAAAGGAAATGCTGTTTTTCGACCTCCGATTTGGCTTACAAAATTACCCATTGACTCTTACATTTTCTGCACCCGAGCCTCGAATCGCCTAACTGCGCATGACTCGATGCGCAAGAGACTAAAGAGCACCAATGCTCTTCCGAGCAGACGCAACTCGGGGTCTTTTCAAGTTGAGGATTGTCACCGTACAAGTGAACATACATTACAAAATAGTCGAACGAGTCACGTAAACAATGAATTAACATCCAGCAGTCGACAAATAAAGCAAATAGGATGCCATGGCATGATCCTGAAGTAGTTATCAAGTtcttcaacgatttcaaaacgGTGTTTCCATTGTTATCTCTTGGAACGCTTAAAACAAACGTAAAACAGTGCGATGAATGAATCATATTTCGAAGCAATAACAttagtccccccccccccaatgcGCGGAAATCTGCGATCGTGGGTTGCTATTGGTTGAAAAGTGAAGCGAAAATCTTCGGGTCGATCACAACCGCGTACTTATTTTTGTAGTAACTGCGGAAGTCGTCCGCTGTGTCTCCCGTGGTTTTCATGGGTCTACACGGTCGGAATATCCTGGGTGTTCGACAGCAATGAACGATTTTCAAGGCTACGTGGTCAATGCGAATTTTCACGATAACGAAGTTCCACGTGGTTGAGACCAAAATCTGGATTGACAAGTGAAGATGTGTTATCCCTTTTTGGTTATGATGTTTTTAGAATGATTTTGCTTGAAGGACCAGGCTTGTTATCTATGCATTTGTGAACTCTTTGTTTCGAAAGATTTTGCTTactatttcatttcatttcgcTTGTTTAACCaaataaaagttttttttttattttccaacCGTTGGACTATACTGTACTTTCATTTCTACTCAACAAAAAGAGCTGATTTACCCTGTATGTTTCAGCTGTTGTGTCAAACGTGCTATATGACTTCATTCTCTCATTTGAGTTTGAAATAAACTCCTGAATTTGCATAACGCTCTGTAGTGCCATATGCAGTCGTAGAGTGCAAATTTTTGAAACTCGAGCAACGTGACATTCGTTCTCCGATGACACCACGGGAGAGGTGTAGAGCCGATTTGATCACGTTGCATTTAGTCTGTGTAGGGATAAGAGTACAAACACACATAGGTACAAGGTAACGACTTTTCCTGGGTGTAGCTGTAGTTTTATACCTACAGCTCCCTTATAATGGCTTATTATAGACTAGCTCTGCTATTTGTGGGTAGTGTGTCAATATGTAAAGTGTTATGTATGATTATGTATGATTACATAATAaaacagaataaataaaacAGAATTATTTTTGGAATTAAATTAGAATGTTAAGAATTGTAACGGCAAATCACTTAAACTTCCACGAGGAAGTAAGGCTGTGTCGAACAAATATTAGAAATAAATATATTCACCCTACAGTTGTTCAGCCAGCTTTGCCTTTCTAGTGCgttttaattttaatgtttcatATATTTGCTTGGTCAGatcatagttactaactatggtcaGATCTAACAACATCCGACAACTTTCATTTGTCTCGTTGGCCCTTGCACTACaaaagataacaataattaacgCTAACGCAAATATTGGTTTCATTCTATTTTGAAAGTATAGGGTTTATCTAAATCAGTTGACAGAAATGAATATATTACCACTAGAGCATGATTAAGATTCCCGGTGTTTCGAGTGTTGACTGCTCGTCATttttgtcaacttgtttgatgaaacctaaatttcgtgtttcactgcagtctatttttttttagaaattattTGACAGTAAAATATACTTTTTGCCATGTCTTTTCTTCCCTGgtttctcttctctttctttatcaaaaaaaagcaaaaacaaaaaaaaactgccaAAATTACAAGACCTTGGCAGCTGATTCATAACCAGCATTCCTTCCGGTCGTTTGTGATCAACTTtaggaaaacagaaaaacagcAAATTATCTCACGTACGCCTTTTTATGCTATGAAGATCATAACAAACTCACTTGAACAATAGAAAGTAAGAAATACAATAAAACTAATTGGTCTAAAAACCATGAGAATTTTTTAGTGTTTTCTGAACCTGCATCAATGTATTTTAGGCCAAACAAGCAGTTCCTCTTTTTCGCTCGCGTCATGCTTGCTTCTCCTCTGTCACGTACTTATTCAATATATTTCTCGCGTGGTGTTTCCTTTCAGTATCTACGTTACTGCAATCAGATAACATAAACTGTCAAAAATTTCTTAATCGGATTTATTCCATAAAAAAGGCCATTACTTTATTTATGTTATTCTTTACTCGTTCAAATACCAAGATATGTTTGTATATTCTTTTAAATTGGGAAGGTTAGGAGATTACCCAGACGTATGCAGGAATAAGGCATTGAGACTTTTGACTTTAAACCTACAAAATAATTGAACGCGATTTTGCTTTTTGTGAAAGAGCGGGAAATTGTTCATCGGAGTTTCCAAAAAATCGATGACATCAATCAGAACTGGCCTTCATTGGCCTTGCTGGACTCTTTAGGTGAAGTGTTCATTCTGCCTGGAGTTTGTCATTGGATAGGCGTGCCAAAATCCTTCTTTGACCAAGGCCGGAAGTAAGAAATGTCAAAGGTCTGTGCGATTTACCCACATTAACAGCCCAATTCACAATAGGATGACGTAAAGAAGCATATCCCCTTTGTAAACAGCGCCTGTGAGCAAATTGCTAACATATGTAATTCGGAAGCTTTAGTCGTTCGAGGGTACATTGGTTTGTGAACTGTCTGCGAGGCGAGTCGGGAAAGTTAAGTTTTGGTATTGATGTCAAGAAGGCGAAGAAACACGGCGCGTAAAAGGTACAGAGTTTCGCCGGTGGAAAGTTTGCGAAGAAAAAGATCAAGGAAACGAGCGAAGGAGAGAAAGCTTCAACGTAAAAACGGGATTAAGAGAAGATCTCAAAGTGTGGGTATGTACTTTCAGATAGCATTGTTATTTGAATATCAAATTAAGAGATGTGCATCGATGTTTGCCAAGTTCGTATCTAATATCTGCATTACCGACTGTCTACTGCATGATGTCGCTAATGCGACTGACCGAAAATCCACAGCGAATTGTTTGTGGATTAACGCAAACCCGGAAATTTTAACTCCAGACaccaagagtttttttttttatgttttgacTATGTATTTTACCACAATGTATTTTGCAAATGTTCGAATATTTAATTGCTTTTGTTAAAGTTAAACGTTATTCCGTGTGTTGCGGTAGGTTTTCTTTCAGCATTAGAAGCATTTATGTCATGTTTCTGTAACCTAAAGGGCCAAGGTTATACCATCATAGCTCCAAGGAAACCTTAGGGTCATAATTTTACGTGGAGCAAAGCAATCAGCATTGTTTGTTAAAAAAGGCAGTTAATTTCTTCTGACTTTTCCTCCGCTAAAGTGAACGTATCGAGTTTGAAATTTTGAACTATGACCTGAAATTGCACGTGGTAAGAAGACGAACTCATACGCACGATGACTCTTCATTTAAATGATTTTCCACACTTTTCGATAAGAGGTTTAATGCACTTCGtgtatttcatttttattgtatGCGACACGTTATAATGACTAATCATTTAAGGCGATTGTCCGCCGACTGGTTGTCCGTACATCTGAATCGAATACAAACCTATACAAAATCACTCAAAATGCTCACTAATTTAACAAGGTGACTACCACATGAACTGGTGAAAATTCAAGGACCAATGCGAGAAGATTTCGGAAATTTTTCTGAAAGACAAAGTTCTCTTGTTTTACGACCAAAAATATGCGCACAGCATGAACAAGAGGAGCTTAGAGT is a genomic window of Acropora muricata isolate sample 2 chromosome 8, ASM3666990v1, whole genome shotgun sequence containing:
- the LOC136926732 gene encoding uncharacterized protein isoform X2, whose amino-acid sequence is MLVTIDAGTIQDERITIVTKRQERINVKFSCREYLSQSVEPTNLFLHKPLKDDEVGDLAVITFSPSARSPELMCEGLILRYKPKVISRGKEPVKIMNADGKFVDCSGVVFDTGNRAGTGISCDLVEDLNLNDKIDKEQTRPFVGVGRDDKGKSIRRQCNTIMVEVEIRHKRFPVRALVGVPVRKTRLLIGLDIINELEKEGFTLGK